In Brassica napus cultivar Da-Ae chromosome A3, Da-Ae, whole genome shotgun sequence, the sequence tattataatataataagtttacggtatatttttttcattgaatagattgtttcaaactttcacatgtatttttatcttcttctatatatatattttcagattattatttcactattaaaatcgtaactatgcatataaaaattagtaaaatattgttttattgtcatattcgaagatattgtaacatttcacaaatttagaaagtttttaaaaaattaaacttttcgcttcatagatttatattatcgagtaaataattaaatatttattttttgtttaatttttaaaataaactatatagtttaaaatttgttttcattggtttaagctagtaaagattaatcattgttagataatatttttgttatttttaaaaaaaatctttatcgttttaaaagttaacatcgacaaatattaaaatatttatcatatggaggtataaaattaaaacattaaattatatttatttaatttatattatctataaattcaatggatcatctattgtttaaatctaattattgatcGCCCAATAAAGTTTTTTGGTATgctcaaaatttaaatgataagattatagattaaatgtaacatgattttctagGAATAAGTACATtagatccttttttttttttaaatcacagaTGAATCAAGATTGTGacttctttttaatatataagattgatTTTTGAGAGCCAACCAGAGTGCTAAagatgaagatttttttttttgttacaagttaTTAATGAAAATGTGATTTGTTTTTATCTCAGCTTCCATGAACGTGAGGGAGCCAAGGATTCCAAAGCAATTGTTTCCAACTCTCCAGAGGACGTAGCCCGCATTCCTCAATCTCCCAATTTTTGTCATGGGATCTGAACTCAAAGGCTAATTCGGGGGAGCCcactttttcttcaattttgaATACCAGTAGATGCTCCTTTGAAGTTGGAGAAGAGCGGTGCCATGAATAAGCATAAGCTACATAACCAGATTTAACGCCATTCAGTTTGTCCTTGATGCAATAAGATATATCAGGCCAGCACCAATCACCAGCATCTACGTCACCCTTATAAACCAGCAAGAGGCAAGCTTTAAATCTCAAGGACGTAGGAAAGTACTGTGTATCTAATCCATTCCACGTCATTGACAGGGAACTCCTGGTGGCTCGGTAAATGAAATATGTAGGCATTGTTTCTCCTGGAAAAATTGCAAAGTCTCTTGTCCATGTGTTGATGATAATCTCTCTTGCTTCTTGATTCAGTCCAAAGCAGTTAACAAAGCTGAGCCCATGAAACTTTGTCTTGTAAAAAGAGCAATCTAGTCTCTCGAGGGACTCACAATTGTCTGCGACTAGGATCTTTAAGGAGTCCGGAAGCTGTGGAAGAGAAACCAGCTTCGTGCATCCCTTGATTACAAGATAACGTAGACGAGACATTTCCTTGACCCATGGAGCAATTTCTTGTATTCTTGTATCTCCCAAGTGTAACTTCGTGATGCAATCAAAAGCTTGCTGGGATTTCTTGAGGTTTTCAAAATATGGCAAATGTAACTCACGAAGATGAGGCCATGACATGATTGATGGAGGGAATTCTTCTATTGAAGTTCCAGTGAGCTTTAGAACTCTGATGTTTGTGGAAATCTCGGGAAAACTTTTCAATGACGAGCAGTCAGTGAGATCAACCTCATCAAGAGATTTCATGTTGATGTTGATCGGAAGGGCCTTTAGCTTTGAGCATCTATGGAGAGATAACTTCTTGAGATTATTCATATATCCAATAGAAGATGGGAGTTCCACAAGACTTGAGCATCCACTGAGACGCAATTTCATGAGATTAATCATATATCCAATAGAAGAGGGGAGCTTCCGTAGACTTGAGCATCCATTGAGACGCAACTCCATGAGATTAGTCATATTTCCGATAGAAGAGGGGAGCTCCTGTAGACTCGAGCATCCACTGAGATACAACTGCTGGAGATTAATCATATTTCCGATAGAAGGGGGGAGCTCCAGTAGACTCGAGCATCCACTGAGAGACAACTTCCTGAGTTTAATCATATTTCCAATAGAATAGGGGAGCTCTAGTAGACTTGAGCATCCACTCAAATCAAATTCCTTGTGATCATCGGCATTACTAAGATAGGAAGGGAGCTCCACAAGATTTGAACATCCACTAAACGTAAAAACCATGAGATTCAGGGAATTTATAACAGAAGATGGAAGCTCCACCAAACTTGAGCAATCCTTGAGAAACAATTTCTTGAGATTACCAATAGACGACGGGAGCTTAGCTAGATGTAAGCATCCCGTGAGATCCAATTCCTCGAGATTAGTGGCGTTTTCCATAGAAGAGGGGAGTTCTATCAGACTTGTACATCCAAAGAGATTCAGTTCTTCGAGTTTAATTATGGCATTCCCAGAAAAAAATGGAAGTCTCACTAGACTTGAGCAATGACTAAGATCCAATCTTATGAGATTAATAGCAGTTGAGAGATCAGGAAGCTCCTTTAGATTTTTGGAATCGGACAAATACATCCATTTGAGATTTCTGATTGTCTgtacagaaaagaaaaaacatcaatAAAAAGAAGACGCAGTCCTTCCCACAATTTTTCAAGGTAGTTGCTTTTACGCAAGGCTAACTCCACCAGGAACTCCGGAATAAAATTTGAAGGCAGACATGTCATAGGAAAAAAATCCCAATGCAAAAGTCTAAGATTTGGAGGCAGACATGTCATTAGATCTACGCTGTGATGGCATGTCTGTTTGGGACGTCCAGAATCAGAATTTAAATCAGAATCCAAAGGTATAAGATTTGGAGGCAGACGTGTCATTAGATCTATGCTGGATTGACATGTCTGTTTGGGACGTCCAGAACCAGAATCTGAATACGCAAGTCTTAAGAATTGAACATTGAACATTCTTTCAAAGGCCCTGTCACTTATCTTCAACTCAGTCTTCAACTCTGAAAGCTTCAAATCTATGCCTATAACACTTCGACTACCCTGCAAAAAgaactctgatttttttttaaatcaaattttgtaGGGAAAACGCAGTGAACTACTAATGTGGAAAACTTACTAGTGTCTCATTTCGTAGTACTTGGCATATATCTCCAACATCAGCCAAAAACTGACGCTGCCCAGGTTCATGAATGGATTGTTTACGAACTATTTCTCTACCTAAACGTGCTAGCAAATCATGGATCTTTATATATCCTCCGTCAACGGATATGAATGATTTCTCAACTAAAACCCGTAGACGACCTTTCACACCTACAAAATTCCTTGCAAGATACTCTTCCACTTTCTCAATCAGCTCATTGTTGAAAAAGCAAGCTAAATGAAGAAATAAATCTTGATCATCAACGCATAAGGCATCATAACTTAACTTTAAACTACTTTCTATTTCTCCATCAAGTCTAGTTCTTAACCTTGGTAGTTCCTCTTCCCACTCTTGCTTGGCCATTCCTTTGAAATAAGATCCTATTACCTTTAGTCCCAGAGGGAGCTTACCAACAAGTTCTGTTACTTCCCAAGCAAGTTCCTCGAAGTCACCATCTGGGTACTTTTGACCAAAAGCATTCATGCAGAAGATTTCAAGAGCTTCAT encodes:
- the LOC106440435 gene encoding disease resistance protein TAO1, which encodes MDFSLNIVAAAIGFFLIFRKLRSHHENEESDSSSLSTSSTPSSSSVSPSSSSHVWLHDVFPSFRGEDVRDNFLSHIKKEFKRKTITFFNDNGIRRGESIAPELIRAIRGSKIAIVLLSKNYASSKWCLEELVEIMKCREELRQTVIAIFYKVDPSDVKKLTGDFGEVFRKTCKGKAKEEIRRWEQALEKVAVIAGYHLSNWDNEASMVEEIATNISNELIKFVPSSDFKGFVGMEAHMKEMEPFLLLGSIKVRMIGIWGPSGIGKSTIARVLFSQHSHEFQLSVFMENIKRRCPGPCSDEYSAKLQLQEEFLSKIVNQEDIKIHHLGVAPDKLKDKKVLVVLDDVDHLMQLNAMAKDLHWFGPGSRIIVTTQDKKILTAHGIEHIYKVEFPGFHEALEIFCMNAFGQKYPDGDFEELAWEVTELVGKLPLGLKVIGSYFKGMAKQEWEEELPRLRTRLDGEIESSLKLSYDALCVDDQDLFLHLACFFNNELIEKVEEYLARNFVGVKGRLRVLVEKSFISVDGGYIKIHDLLARLGREIVRKQSIHEPGQRQFLADVGDICQVLRNETLGSRSVIGIDLKLSELKTELKISDRAFERMFNVQFLRLAYSDSGSGRPKQTCQSSIDLMTRLPPNLIPLDSDLNSDSGRPKQTCHHSVDLMTCLPPNLRLLHWDFFPMTCLPSNFIPEFLVELALRKSNYLEKLWEGLRTIRNLKWMYLSDSKNLKELPDLSTAINLIRLDLSHCSSLVRLPFFSGNAIIKLEELNLFGCTSLIELPSSMENATNLEELDLTGCLHLAKLPSSIGNLKKLFLKDCSSLVELPSSVINSLNLMVFTFSGCSNLVELPSYLSNADDHKEFDLSGCSSLLELPYSIGNMIKLRKLSLSGCSSLLELPPSIGNMINLQQLYLSGCSSLQELPSSIGNMTNLMELRLNGCSSLRKLPSSIGYMINLMKLRLSGCSSLVELPSSIGYMNNLKKLSLHRCSKLKALPININMKSLDEVDLTDCSSLKSFPEISTNIRVLKLTGTSIEEFPPSIMSWPHLRELHLPYFENLKKSQQAFDCITKLHLGDTRIQEIAPWVKEMSRLRYLVIKGCTKLVSLPQLPDSLKILVADNCESLERLDCSFYKTKFHGLSFVNCFGLNQEAREIIINTWTRDFAIFPGETMPTYFIYRATRSSLSMTWNGLDTQYFPTSLRFKACLLLVYKGDVDAGDWCWPDISYCIKDKLNGVKSGYVAYAYSWHRSSPTSKEHLLVFKIEEKVGSPELAFEFRSHDKNWEIEECGLRPLESWKQLLWNPWLPHVHGS